The DNA region TTCCCGGTTCAAGGCCGGGGTATCTGGGGGAGAGGAAACACCGGTGGCGGGCGAGCCGAAAGCGAAAGTCATTCCGCTGCACTCGAATTCGAGTCGTAGCGCCGCTCAGCGACGCAGCGCGACCCAGCGTGCCGACAGTTCGCGCCGACATCCGTCCTCGCTGGCCGATTCCGACAGCCGCGCCACGGCCGAGGAACTCGACGCCGTCATCCGCGAGATCGATCAACATCGTGCCGGCGCCGACGGTGCCGGCACCGAGCCCAACGAGCTCGCCAAGAAGATCGCCGCGGTGGCCGACTTCGTCCGCAAGAGGATGACCGGTGACTACACCGTCGACGAGTTCGGCTTCGACCCCCACCTCAACGAAGCAATCTTCCTTCCTTTGCTGAGAGTGTTCTTCAACTCCTGGTTCCGGGTGGAGGTCAGCGGGATCGAGAACCTGCCGGAGTCCGGCGCGGCGTTGGTGGTGGCCAACCACGCCGGGGTGCTGCCGATGGACGGTCTGATGGCCTCGGTCGCAGTGCGCGACCATCACCCCGCCCATCGCTACCTCCGGCTGCTGGCCGCCGACATGGTGTTCGACATGCCGGCGGTCGGGCAGGCCGCGCGTAAGGCCGGGCACACCATGGCCTGCACCGACGACGCGCACCGGCTGCTCGTGGCCGGCGAGCTGACCGCGGTGTTCCCGGAGGGCTACAAAGGCCTGGGCAAGCGTTTCCAGGACCGCTACAAGCTGCAGCGCTTCGGCCGGGGCGGGTTCGTCTCCGCCGCGCTACGCACCCAGGCGCCGATCGTGCCGTGCTCGATCGTGGGGTCTGAGGAGATCTATCCGATGGTCGCCGACGTCAAGTTGTTGGCGCGGTTGCTCGGACTGCCGTACTTCCCGGTGACGCCGTTGTTCCCGCTGGCAGGACCGCTGGGCCTGGTGCCGCTGCCGTCGAAGTGGTACATCGAGTTCGGTGAGCCGATCCAGACGACCGATTACGACGAGGCCGCCGCTGATGATCCGATGGTCACCTTCGACCTCACCGACCAGGTGCGCGAGACCATCCAACAGACGCTCTACCGGCTGCTGGCCAACCGCCGTAACACCTTTTTCGGCTGACCGGCCAGTGCAGGTCAATCGGCCTGTGCGGTTTGCTTGGCAACCATCTTCCGCAGGGCCTCGTCGCGGGCCGCGGCGATCCGGTCGCTGATCTCGTCGGCCTCGGTGTCGGATTGGGCTTCACCCATCACCGTGACGACGCTCGTCAGTACCGGGGCACCGTGTTCGTCGGTGACCTCGCCACGAACCTCGGTGACCACGGCGCCGTGCGACTCGGTCACCGAGTCGAGGTAGGAGTCGAAGAAGAGTTTGTCGCCGGCCAGTATCGGCCGGTGGAAGGTGATCTTCTGGTCGCGATGCAGCACCCGTTCCATGTTGATGGGCACGTCGAACTGGTTGAAGATCTCCAATTGCACCCGCCGCCCGGCGACGGCCAGGAACGTCAGCGACGCGATCAGGGCGTCGTGTCCGCACTCCTGGGCGGCGGCCTCGTCATAGTGCGCGGGGTGCTCGTCTTTGACGGCACGGGCGAACTCGCGGATCTTCTCGCGGCCGACCTCGAAGTAATCCGGGTACCGGTAATGGGTCCCGATGATGTTCTCGGCGATGCTCATGCTGGCGCGTTCTTCCGTTGCTCGTCAGGTGGCGGCGCGAGCCTATCAGCGGAGCCAGGTCTCACTTTCGGTCGCGGCGCGACACCGCCGCGGCCAGCGCTCCGCCCGCGGCGCCCAGCGCCAGCGCCGAGGGGACCCCGATCCGGGCGGCCTTGCGGGCGGTGCGGAAGTCGCGGATCTCCCAACCGCGCTGGCGGGCCAGGTCGCGTAGGTGGTTGTCCGGGTTGATCGCGACCGCGGTGCCGACCAGCGACAACATCGGCACGTCGTTGAAGCTGTCCGAGTAGGCGGTGCAGCGCCGCAGGTTCAGCCCCTCGCGGATGGCCAGTGAGCGCACCGCGTGGGCCTTGCCGACGCCGTGCAGCAGGTCGCCGACCAGTCGGCCGGTGAACACCCCGTCGACGGACTCGGCCACCGTGCCCAGCGCGCCGGTCAACCCCAGCCGCCGGGCAATCGTCTCTGCCAGCTCATAGGGCGTTGCCGTCACCAGCCAGACCTGCTGGCCCGCGTCGAGGTGCATCTGCGCCAGCGCCCGGGTGCCGGGCCAGATCTTGTCGGCGATGATCTCGTCGTAGATCTCCTCGCCCAACGCGACCAACTCGGCGGTGGATCGGCCCTCGATGAAAGACAGCGCCTTGCGCCGGCCGGCGGCCACGTCGTCGCTGTTCTCCCGGCCGGTGAGCTGGAACTTGGCCTGCGCGACAGCGAACCGGGCGAGGTCGGAGTAGGTGAAGTAGTCCCGCGCGGCCAGCCCGCGGGCGAAGTGCACCAACGACGACCCGTGGACCAAGGTGTTGTCGACGTCGAAGAACGCCGCGGCGGTCAGATCAGGTGGCGGCTGCGGCGGGCCCGCGGCCTGCTCAGGCAGTTCGGTCAGGCCGAGGGCAGCGGCCTCCGCACTGGCCTGACCGGCGAGTTCCTGCGCCCGGTCGGCGAACCCGCCCTCCCTCTCCCCGGTATCGGACACGGCTACAACAGTAGGGCACCCGGGCGCAATACTGGCGGAGTGGATCGCGCGGTGCAGTTGCTCTCCCGGCAGGGTTGCCCGATGTGTACGGCCGCGGCCGGCCGCCTGGCAGAGCTGGCCGACGAGTTGGGTTTCACCCTGACCGTCACCGATGTCGACGAGGCGGCCGCGGCGGGGCAGCCCGCGTTGCGGGCGGAGTTCGGTGACCGGCTACCGGTGGTTCTGCTCGACGGGGCCGAACACTCCTACTGGGAGGTCGACGAGGCCCGACTGCGTGCCGACCTGGGCGGCCGAGGCGGAGCGCTTAGCTGAGCGAATTTGGTGGCCCAGCGGTCAGCGACTACCTTTGAACACGTGGTGAGGGCGGTGATGGAGCCATGAGCGTACTGCTTTTCGGGGTGTCGCACCGCAGTGCGCCGGTGTCGGTGCTGGAACAGCTGAGCACCGACGAGGCCGACCAGGCCAAGATCATCGAAGAGGTCCTGCGTTCGTCGCTGGTCACCGAGGCGATGGTGCTGTCCACATGCAACCGCATCGAGGTCTACGCGGTGGTGGAAGCGTTCCACGGTGGTCTGTCGGTGATCGGCCAGATCCTGGCCGAGCACTCGGGCATGTCGCTGCAGGATCTCACCAAGTACGCCTATGTGCGCTACGCCGAAGCCGCCGTCGAGCACCTGTTCGCCGTGGCCAGCGGGCTGGACTCGGCGGTCATCGGCGAGCAGCAGGTGCTCGGCCAGGTGCGCCGGGCCTATGCCGCCGCCGAGGCCAATCACACGGTGGGACGCACGCTGCACGAGCTGTCCCAGCGGGCTTTGTCGGTGGGCAAGCGGGTGCACACCGAAACCGGCATCGATGCCGCCGGCGCCTCGGTGGTGTCGGTCTCACTCGACATCGCCGAGCGCAAGCTGGGTTCGCTGGCCGGTCGCCGCGCGGTGGTGGTAGGGGCCGGTTCGATGGGCGCGTTGGCAGCCAAACAGCTGGTGCGCGCCGGGGTCGAGCGGATTCACGTAGTCAACCGGACCTTGCCGCGTGCCAAGCGGCTCGCCGAGACCATCGGCGGCCACGGTGTCGCCGCCGAGGCCTTTCCGTTCGATCATCTTCCTCCGCTGCTGACCGACGCCGACATCGTCATCAGTTGCACCGGCGCGGTGCGCCCGGTGGTGTCGCTGGCCGATGTGCACCGCGGCCTCGCGCATGGGACCGACCGTAAGCAGCTGGTGTTCTGCGATCTCGGGATGCCCCGCGACGTGGATCCGGCGGTGGCAGGTCTGCCCGGGGTGTTGGTGGTCGACATGGAGCGCATCCAGCGCGAGCCCTCCGCCCGGGCGGCCGCCTCGGACGCTGATGCCGCCCGCACCATCGTCGCCGCCGAGGTCGCGCTCTACCTGGCGGGTCAGCGGATGGCCGAGGTCACCCCGACGGTCACCGCGCTGCGCCAGCGCGCGGCTGACGTCGTCGAGGCCGAGTTGCTGCGGCTGGACAACAGGCTGCCCGGCCTGGATTCGCTGCATCGCGACGAGGTGGCCAACACCGTGCGCCGGGTGGTCGACAAGCTCCTGCACGCACCCACGGTGCGCGTCAAGCAACTCGCCAGCGCGCCGGGTGGGGACAGCTACGCCGAGGCGTTGCGCGAACTGTTCGAACTCGACCAGCAGGCGGTCGACGCCGTGGCCGCCGGTGAGCTGCCGCTTGACGGTCTGGACATCAATGCCGTCAGTGGTAGTGAAATATCGGTGGTGACAACAGATTTCGACACGTCCGAGTGACTCAACGCCCGTGGCGAGCCATCCCGTGATACGTCTGGGAACCCGCGGCAGCCTGCTGGCCACCACCCAGGCCGGGACCGTGCGCGACGCGCTGGTCGCCGCCGGCCACCCCGCCGAGTTGGTGATCATCTCCACCGAGGGTGACCGCCGTGCCGACGACCCCATCGCCGACATCGGCGTCGGGGTATTCACCGCGGCGCTGCGTGAGGCCATTGCCGACGGGACCGTCGACGCCGCCGTGCACTCGTACAAGGATCTTCCCACCGCGGCCGACCCGCGGTTCACCATCGCCGCTGCGCCGGTGCGTGAAGACGCCCGAGATGCGCTGGTGGCCCGCGATGGGATGGTGCTGGGCGAGTTGCCGGCCGGGTCGACGGTCGGCACCTCCTCCCCGCGGCGGGCGGCGCAGCTTAGAGCACTGGGTCTCGGTTTGGAAATCCGCCCCCTACGAGGCAACCTAGATACCAGGTTGAGCAGGGTAAGCCGCGGCGAACTCGACGCCATCGTGGTGGCCCGTGCGGGTCTGTCCCGTATCGGTCGCCTCGACGTCATCACCGAGACGTTGGAGCCGGTCCAGATGTTGCCGGCACCGGCGCAGGGAGCGTTGGCGATCGAGTGTCGTGCCGGCGACAACGGCCTGGTGAAACTGTTGGCGGAGTTGGACGACGCCGACACCCGGGCCGCGGTCACCGCCGAGCGAGCTCTGCTGGCCGAACTGGAGGCGGGATGTTCCGCACCGGTCGGCGCGATCGCCGAGGTGGTCGAGTCGATCGATGAGGAGGGTCGTGTCTTCGAAGAGCTGTCGCTGCGCGGCTGCGTGGCGACGCTGGACGGATCCGACGTGATCCGCGCGTCCGGTATCGGGAAACCCGATCGGGCCCGGGAGCTGGGTCTCTCGGTGGCCGAGGAGTTGTTCGAGCTGGGTGCACGCGATCTGTTGGACAAAGGCGGGAGAGACACATGAGCTTGCGAGGACGCAAGGGCAAGCCCGGCCGCATCACGTTCGTCGGCTCCGGGCCCGGGGATCCGGGCCTGTTGACCACACGAGCCCGTGCCGTGCTGGCCAACGCCGCCCTGGTTTTCACCGATCCCGACGTGCCCGAGTCGGTGTTGGCGCTGGTCGGCACCGAGCTGCCGCCGCCGTCGGGGCCGCTGCCCGAGGTGGCAGCCGGCGCGGCCAAGGCCAACGGCGGCGATGCCGACAAGAACACCGACGCGCCGGCGGCCGAACCGGTCATCCCCGGTGGTCCCGATGTGCGTCCTGCGCTGGGCGACCCCTCCGAGGTCGCCAAGACGCTGGCCACCGAGGCCCGCACCGGCGTCGATGTCGTACGCCTGGTGGCGGGTGACCCGCTGTCGGTGGACTCGGTGATCACCGAGGTCAATGCGGTGGCCCGGACCCAGCTGAGCTTCGAGATCGTGCCGGGCCTGCCCGACACCACGGCGGTGCCCACCTATGCCGGCCTGCCGCTGGGGTCGTCACACACCGTGGCCGACGTGCGTGACCCCGACGTGGACTGGGCGGCGCTGGCCGCCGCACCGGGCCCGCTGATCCTGCACGCCACCGCATCGCATCTGCCCGAAGCCGCGCGCACGTTGATCGATTTCGGCCTGGCCGAATCGACGCCGGCGGTGGTCACCGGAAACGGCACCACCTGCCAGCAGCGTTCGGTGGAGACCACGCTGGCCGGTCTGCTCGACAAGGCCGTCCTGGACAAGCCGGCACTGGCCGAGCCCGTCGGACCGCTGACCGGGACCCTGGTGGTGACCATCGGGCGCACCGTCGCCCACCGCGCGAAGCTCAACTGGTGGGAGAGCCGCGCGCTGTACGGCTGGACCGTGCTGGTGCCGCGCACCAAGGACCAGGCCGGCGAGATGAGCGACCGATTGGTCACCCACGGGGCACTGCCCATCGAGGTGCCGACGATTGCCGTCGAACCGCCGCGCAGCCCGGCTCAGATGGAGCGCGCCGTCAAGGGTCTGGTCGACGGCCGGTTCCAGTGGGTGGTGTTCACCTCGACCAACGCGGTGCGCGCGGTGTGGGAGAAATTCAACGAGTTCGGTCTGGACGCCCGCGCGTTCTCCGGGGTCAAGATCGCCTGCGTCGGGCAGGCCACCGCCGACCGGGTCCGTGCCTTCGGCATCAACCCCGAGCTGGTGCCCAGTGGTGAGCAGTCCTCGCTCGGTTTGTTGGATGACTTCCCGCCCTACGACGACGTGTTCGACCCGGTGAACCGGGTGCTGCTGCCACGCGCCGACATCGCCACCGAGACGCTGGC from Mycobacterium sp. SMC-4 includes:
- the hemC gene encoding hydroxymethylbilane synthase, producing the protein MIRLGTRGSLLATTQAGTVRDALVAAGHPAELVIISTEGDRRADDPIADIGVGVFTAALREAIADGTVDAAVHSYKDLPTAADPRFTIAAAPVREDARDALVARDGMVLGELPAGSTVGTSSPRRAAQLRALGLGLEIRPLRGNLDTRLSRVSRGELDAIVVARAGLSRIGRLDVITETLEPVQMLPAPAQGALAIECRAGDNGLVKLLAELDDADTRAAVTAERALLAELEAGCSAPVGAIAEVVESIDEEGRVFEELSLRGCVATLDGSDVIRASGIGKPDRARELGLSVAEELFELGARDLLDKGGRDT
- a CDS encoding glutamyl-tRNA reductase, whose amino-acid sequence is MSVLLFGVSHRSAPVSVLEQLSTDEADQAKIIEEVLRSSLVTEAMVLSTCNRIEVYAVVEAFHGGLSVIGQILAEHSGMSLQDLTKYAYVRYAEAAVEHLFAVASGLDSAVIGEQQVLGQVRRAYAAAEANHTVGRTLHELSQRALSVGKRVHTETGIDAAGASVVSVSLDIAERKLGSLAGRRAVVVGAGSMGALAAKQLVRAGVERIHVVNRTLPRAKRLAETIGGHGVAAEAFPFDHLPPLLTDADIVISCTGAVRPVVSLADVHRGLAHGTDRKQLVFCDLGMPRDVDPAVAGLPGVLVVDMERIQREPSARAAASDADAARTIVAAEVALYLAGQRMAEVTPTVTALRQRAADVVEAELLRLDNRLPGLDSLHRDEVANTVRRVVDKLLHAPTVRVKQLASAPGGDSYAEALRELFELDQQAVDAVAAGELPLDGLDINAVSGSEISVVTTDFDTSE
- a CDS encoding glutaredoxin family protein, which codes for MCTAAAGRLAELADELGFTLTVTDVDEAAAAGQPALRAEFGDRLPVVLLDGAEHSYWEVDEARLRADLGGRGGALS
- a CDS encoding MaoC family dehydratase N-terminal domain-containing protein; the encoded protein is MSIAENIIGTHYRYPDYFEVGREKIREFARAVKDEHPAHYDEAAAQECGHDALIASLTFLAVAGRRVQLEIFNQFDVPINMERVLHRDQKITFHRPILAGDKLFFDSYLDSVTESHGAVVTEVRGEVTDEHGAPVLTSVVTVMGEAQSDTEADEISDRIAAARDEALRKMVAKQTAQAD
- a CDS encoding bifunctional uroporphyrinogen-III C-methyltransferase/uroporphyrinogen-III synthase, with translation MSLRGRKGKPGRITFVGSGPGDPGLLTTRARAVLANAALVFTDPDVPESVLALVGTELPPPSGPLPEVAAGAAKANGGDADKNTDAPAAEPVIPGGPDVRPALGDPSEVAKTLATEARTGVDVVRLVAGDPLSVDSVITEVNAVARTQLSFEIVPGLPDTTAVPTYAGLPLGSSHTVADVRDPDVDWAALAAAPGPLILHATASHLPEAARTLIDFGLAESTPAVVTGNGTTCQQRSVETTLAGLLDKAVLDKPALAEPVGPLTGTLVVTIGRTVAHRAKLNWWESRALYGWTVLVPRTKDQAGEMSDRLVTHGALPIEVPTIAVEPPRSPAQMERAVKGLVDGRFQWVVFTSTNAVRAVWEKFNEFGLDARAFSGVKIACVGQATADRVRAFGINPELVPSGEQSSLGLLDDFPPYDDVFDPVNRVLLPRADIATETLAEGLRERGWEIEDVTAYRTVRAAPPPAHTREMIKTGGFDAVCFTSSSTVRNLVGIAGKPHARTIVACIGPKTAETAAEFGLRVDVQPEVAAVGPLVEALAEHAARLRAEGALPPPRKKSRRR
- a CDS encoding lysophospholipid acyltransferase family protein, translated to MAGEPKAKVIPLHSNSSRSAAQRRSATQRADSSRRHPSSLADSDSRATAEELDAVIREIDQHRAGADGAGTEPNELAKKIAAVADFVRKRMTGDYTVDEFGFDPHLNEAIFLPLLRVFFNSWFRVEVSGIENLPESGAALVVANHAGVLPMDGLMASVAVRDHHPAHRYLRLLAADMVFDMPAVGQAARKAGHTMACTDDAHRLLVAGELTAVFPEGYKGLGKRFQDRYKLQRFGRGGFVSAALRTQAPIVPCSIVGSEEIYPMVADVKLLARLLGLPYFPVTPLFPLAGPLGLVPLPSKWYIEFGEPIQTTDYDEAAADDPMVTFDLTDQVRETIQQTLYRLLANRRNTFFG
- a CDS encoding HAD family phosphatase; protein product: MSDTGEREGGFADRAQELAGQASAEAAALGLTELPEQAAGPPQPPPDLTAAAFFDVDNTLVHGSSLVHFARGLAARDYFTYSDLARFAVAQAKFQLTGRENSDDVAAGRRKALSFIEGRSTAELVALGEEIYDEIIADKIWPGTRALAQMHLDAGQQVWLVTATPYELAETIARRLGLTGALGTVAESVDGVFTGRLVGDLLHGVGKAHAVRSLAIREGLNLRRCTAYSDSFNDVPMLSLVGTAVAINPDNHLRDLARQRGWEIRDFRTARKAARIGVPSALALGAAGGALAAAVSRRDRK